TACATTTAGTCAGTGACATTTGTTTTCAGATTCAGTTGCAACAACCTACATATTTCAGTGTGGATAATGAATCAGTAGGTTACAAATCCGGCATGCTTAAAGATCTTTGCTGGTAGTGGATATGTGTTTTAATGAGAAAGATACAAAGGGGGATGTAAGTTTATACTCAGCGAGTGGCTGTAATGTTAATGTATCACTCAGTTGTATGTAATCTGACATGTAATTTTCATCTGAGTAAGCTGATTAATATTGTGCAAAGTATGCATCAAACTCTGTTTAATGATTCTAATAGTTAAAAGGGTGAAAAAAAGGAGCTGGTGAAATCGTTGTTCTCTTGCATTTTGAATGCGGCCCTTAATTTGTCGACCTGATTGCGTGGTAATGGAATGCCAACAATATGCTAATTAATTGCAACAAACGATTACGGGTTGCTACATGCTACACAAAACCACCAAAAACCGGATTGATTTTCGAGCAATCATTCCAACTATAAATAAAGCAAATGGCTGCTCTACAGCATTATTTACAGGCCGATATAAAATGTAAAGTTACAGTGTTGTACGACGGGTGGCTTTTAGCATCATTTCCTCTGGGGAGAATCACGTGGCAGAACTTTTCTAGTTTTGTAAATAATCCTTTAATCGGtcaatatttatcaaaatcataGAACTCTATGTTCTTGTACTTTTGGGATATAATCTCAGCTTGAACTTTTCTTGCCGTGTCTGTTGCACAACCAACAAGAATAAGAACAGAAGTTCCTGCAAATCCCCGAAATGCAGTCAAGTGAGTGATCTGTTCTACAACTGCTGGACCAGCAGCCAAGATAGCCAAAAATGTTGAACCCAGAACTGATATTCTACTAAGAACCTGCACCAAGGAGAAAGCCAACGGTTTCACTTGTTGAGTTCAATATAGAAAAGCTAAAAACTAAATTTCACTCGTTCACAGATAGATATCACAATCCTGACAGTTTTGAACTTTCACCAGATCAGCAAAACTTGAAAACTATTGGCATACTGGCGTATATtggtatataatatatttttaagagaaCAAAGACAAGTTATAATCAGAAGGAAATCATGTAATGCAAAATtagagaaggaagaaattaCTGTTTTGATAAATGTAGCTGTACTTCTGCCTGGTCTGACGAGTGGAATTGAAGCACCTTGTCGTTTCAGTTGTTCACTCACATCATCAGGGTCCAGTTGTAGGAAAGTGTAATAATAGTTGAAGAAGGCTATCAAGAGTATGTTGAATGGAAGGTAGAAAGAACCTGCAACAAATATCCAGTTAAGTaaaaaacatcaatttataaagaaaaaacttttaaGGACAATAAAGCAtaattgaaattcatttcaaCAGTGTATAGCAACAACAATGCCAGTGTTTGCATTATGTATTTGTCAAATACACAAGATCAACACGGAGTGTCAGGGCAAGGCATTTCAGGAAAGTCTTAACATAAATCTAGAGCAGTGACAAGAGAACAGTGATTAAGAGAGTATATGTGCCTGCTTATAGAGGAGAAACACAGTTGTAAGTGAATATCTTACAAATAGGAGCAAACGAGGTGGTACTTAGACAATTAAGAATTGACTCAGAAGTTGCTAGGAGAGGAGATGTCTCTCCAATACCTCATTTATTTCATGGTTACACTGTACAACAAAGACTCGTTGCCTTattatttcttcaaaatcttTCCATCCTAAGTTGAAACCTATCATGCAGAAACAACCAATTACCTCCTGGATTTAATGCCACCGCAGCCTTCTTTAAAGCAGTTAAACCAGTGAAGCGTGCTAAAGTACCAGGAAGAGCTAATGACGACGTAGAAAAGATTATAGGCATTACTCCAGAGCTATTTACCTGACAGTAGAAGATTTACAAGCTCTAATTTGATGTTGGATGTAATAAATTCCATGAATAGTTAAAATACATGAAATAAATAGATGGAAGAAACaactttaacaaaaaataaaactataaattggtgAAATGGAGAGAGGACCTTAAAGGGTAGGTAAGCGGACTTTTCAAGTCCAGTGCTTTTGCTGGTATATCTAGAAGCATAGTTGATAGGGATTTTTCTCTCTGCTTCCTGAAAGCCATTGTTTGAGATCAACTTCTCTTCGCTGACTCAAATAGATCTCTATTATAACTATGAAAATGGTATTTACCTGAACATAAACGATACCAACCACCAAAAAGACGAAGGACACAATAATGGTAGCAAGTCCAACGTAGTTAGCATCATTAAATGCTTGTGCAATTGTCCTACCAAAAGAAGCTGGCAAGTAGGATATAATGTTCGTGAATATCAAAAGAGAGGTGCCATTCCCAAGTTTTAGGTCTGTAATTCGTTCCCCAATATATGTTGTAAACACAGAGCCAAGAGTCAATAAGATTACAGAAGAAAGAAC
This DNA window, taken from Vigna radiata var. radiata cultivar VC1973A chromosome 5, Vradiata_ver6, whole genome shotgun sequence, encodes the following:
- the LOC106761906 gene encoding preprotein translocase subunit SECY, chloroplastic isoform X1 translates to MLITVREASCSSPLNFWLNRFKPKPSKPFRTSICQASFSVQRTPTHSWKTRHLSTSSDGAHFDPLGINSDLPSALNSTWENLLCLFTQPFESSSSTEKGKPNNSQGVAAAIENSSIDFGDFFKGPLPGKFLKLLGFLALSRLGVYIPLGGVNRDAFVGNLDQNSLLSTLDSFSGGGIGRLGVCSLGIVPFINAQIVFQLLAQIYPKLQDLQKREGEAGRKKILQYTRYASVGFAIVQAIGQVLYLRPYVNDFSVEWVLSSVILLTLGSVFTTYIGERITDLKLGNGTSLLIFTNIISYLPASFGRTIAQAFNDANYVGLATIIVSFVFLVVGIVYVQEAERKIPINYASRYTSKSTGLEKSAYLPFKVNSSGVMPIIFSTSSLALPGTLARFTGLTALKKAAVALNPGGSFYLPFNILLIAFFNYYYTFLQLDPDDVSEQLKRQGASIPLVRPGRSTATFIKTVLSRISVLGSTFLAILAAGPAVVEQITHLTAFRGFAGTSVLILVGCATDTARKVQAEIISQKYKNIEFYDFDKY
- the LOC106761906 gene encoding preprotein translocase subunit SECY, chloroplastic isoform X2; amino-acid sequence: MLITVREASCSSPLNFWLNRFKPKPSKPFRTSICQASFSVQRTPTHSWKTRHLSTSDGAHFDPLGINSDLPSALNSTWENLLCLFTQPFESSSSTEKGKPNNSQGVAAAIENSSIDFGDFFKGPLPGKFLKLLGFLALSRLGVYIPLGGVNRDAFVGNLDQNSLLSTLDSFSGGGIGRLGVCSLGIVPFINAQIVFQLLAQIYPKLQDLQKREGEAGRKKILQYTRYASVGFAIVQAIGQVLYLRPYVNDFSVEWVLSSVILLTLGSVFTTYIGERITDLKLGNGTSLLIFTNIISYLPASFGRTIAQAFNDANYVGLATIIVSFVFLVVGIVYVQEAERKIPINYASRYTSKSTGLEKSAYLPFKVNSSGVMPIIFSTSSLALPGTLARFTGLTALKKAAVALNPGGSFYLPFNILLIAFFNYYYTFLQLDPDDVSEQLKRQGASIPLVRPGRSTATFIKTVLSRISVLGSTFLAILAAGPAVVEQITHLTAFRGFAGTSVLILVGCATDTARKVQAEIISQKYKNIEFYDFDKY